The Microcaecilia unicolor chromosome 13, aMicUni1.1, whole genome shotgun sequence genome has a window encoding:
- the RCN2 gene encoding reticulocalbin-2 isoform X1 — protein MRGHRRRQSCGIVVLDRVEGLHMLLLFFGVCITLCGAHFQHSHSPGSDEHYVDGDHNAEYDMKTFLGGEEESEEFAKLSPEEQLQRLQNIIRKIDSDSDGFLTEDELSSWIQQSFKHYTVEEAKQQFVEYDKDGNGLVTWEEYNIQMYDHMIDFDENTVLEDEEEESFRQIHLKDKKRFDRADRDGVPGLNLTEFTDFEHPEDVDYMSDFVIEGALEEHDKDGDGFVNLDEFLGDYNTDPDTQEDPEWILVEKDRFVNDYDTDRDGKLNPEELLSWITPNNLGIAQEEVFHLIEEMDKNGDKKLSEAEILENYELFLSSEATDYGRQLHDEHFYHEEL, from the exons TGCTTGATCGTGTGGAGGGTTTGCATATGCTGCTGCTGTTTTTCGGTGTGTGTATCACACTTTGCGGGGCACACTTTCAACACTCACATAGTCCCGGTAGTGACGAGCATTATGTGGACGGAGACCACAATGCAGAATATGATATGAAGACCTTCCTCGGTGGAGAG GAAGAGTCAGAAGAATTTGCCAAACTCAGCCCTGAAGAGCAGCTACAAAGACTGCAAAACATCATCAGGAAAATTGATTCAGACTCTGATGGCTTTCTTACCGAAG ATGAGCTGAGTTCCTGGATCCAGCAGTCGTTTAAACATTATACAGTTGAAGAAGCCAAACAGCAGTTTGTTGAGTATGATAAAGATGGCAATGGACTCGTAACGTGGGAGGAGTATAACATTCAAATGTATGACCATATGATTGACTTTGATGAGAATACAGTCTTGGAAGATGAAGAGGAGGAGTCGTTTAGGCAG ATTCACTTGAAAGACAAGAAACGGTTTGATCGAGCCGACAGAGACGGAGTTCCTGGTCTGAATTTAACAGAATTTACGGATTTTGAACACCCTGAAGATGTTGATTATATGTCG GATTTTGTGATTGAGGGGGCTTTAGAAGAGCATGATAAAGATGGCGATGGATTTGTTAACTTGGATGAATTCCTTGGTGACTACAATACAGATCCAG atacACAGGAAGACCCGGAATGGATACTTGTTGAGAAGGATCGGTTTGTGAATGATTATGACACGGACCGTGATGGCAAGCTCAACCCTGAGGAGCTCCTGTCTTGGATCACTCCCAATAATCTGGGCATTGCCCAGGAGGAG GTATTTCATCTTATTGAAGAAATGGACAAGAATGGGGACAAGAAGCTTTCTGAAGCAGAAATTCTTGAGAACTATGAGTTGTTTCTCAGCAGTGAGGCAACGGACTATGGCAGGCAACTTCACGATGAGCATTTCTACCACGAGGAACTTTAG
- the RCN2 gene encoding reticulocalbin-2 isoform X2, whose product MLLLFFGVCITLCGAHFQHSHSPGSDEHYVDGDHNAEYDMKTFLGGEEESEEFAKLSPEEQLQRLQNIIRKIDSDSDGFLTEDELSSWIQQSFKHYTVEEAKQQFVEYDKDGNGLVTWEEYNIQMYDHMIDFDENTVLEDEEEESFRQIHLKDKKRFDRADRDGVPGLNLTEFTDFEHPEDVDYMSDFVIEGALEEHDKDGDGFVNLDEFLGDYNTDPDTQEDPEWILVEKDRFVNDYDTDRDGKLNPEELLSWITPNNLGIAQEEVFHLIEEMDKNGDKKLSEAEILENYELFLSSEATDYGRQLHDEHFYHEEL is encoded by the exons ATGCTGCTGCTGTTTTTCGGTGTGTGTATCACACTTTGCGGGGCACACTTTCAACACTCACATAGTCCCGGTAGTGACGAGCATTATGTGGACGGAGACCACAATGCAGAATATGATATGAAGACCTTCCTCGGTGGAGAG GAAGAGTCAGAAGAATTTGCCAAACTCAGCCCTGAAGAGCAGCTACAAAGACTGCAAAACATCATCAGGAAAATTGATTCAGACTCTGATGGCTTTCTTACCGAAG ATGAGCTGAGTTCCTGGATCCAGCAGTCGTTTAAACATTATACAGTTGAAGAAGCCAAACAGCAGTTTGTTGAGTATGATAAAGATGGCAATGGACTCGTAACGTGGGAGGAGTATAACATTCAAATGTATGACCATATGATTGACTTTGATGAGAATACAGTCTTGGAAGATGAAGAGGAGGAGTCGTTTAGGCAG ATTCACTTGAAAGACAAGAAACGGTTTGATCGAGCCGACAGAGACGGAGTTCCTGGTCTGAATTTAACAGAATTTACGGATTTTGAACACCCTGAAGATGTTGATTATATGTCG GATTTTGTGATTGAGGGGGCTTTAGAAGAGCATGATAAAGATGGCGATGGATTTGTTAACTTGGATGAATTCCTTGGTGACTACAATACAGATCCAG atacACAGGAAGACCCGGAATGGATACTTGTTGAGAAGGATCGGTTTGTGAATGATTATGACACGGACCGTGATGGCAAGCTCAACCCTGAGGAGCTCCTGTCTTGGATCACTCCCAATAATCTGGGCATTGCCCAGGAGGAG GTATTTCATCTTATTGAAGAAATGGACAAGAATGGGGACAAGAAGCTTTCTGAAGCAGAAATTCTTGAGAACTATGAGTTGTTTCTCAGCAGTGAGGCAACGGACTATGGCAGGCAACTTCACGATGAGCATTTCTACCACGAGGAACTTTAG